A single genomic interval of Porphyromonas sp. oral taxon 275 harbors:
- a CDS encoding 6-carboxytetrahydropterin synthase yields MITAERYHDICMGHRVVGHESKCKHLHGHNYRIHFVCASSELDSLGRVIDFSEINSRLCQWLELHWDHRTLLWSEDPLLPELQRLVPEDIRVVPFNPTAEQIAEYLVRVVGPQQLAGTGIELVSCRVDETRKCSATYVQPPSAPTR; encoded by the coding sequence ATGATCACAGCCGAGCGCTATCATGACATCTGTATGGGGCATCGTGTCGTAGGGCATGAGTCCAAGTGTAAGCACCTGCATGGGCATAACTATCGCATACACTTTGTCTGCGCATCCTCCGAGCTGGACAGTCTAGGGCGTGTCATCGACTTCTCCGAGATCAATAGCCGCCTCTGTCAGTGGCTAGAGCTGCACTGGGATCATCGTACGCTCCTCTGGTCTGAGGATCCCCTTCTGCCCGAGCTGCAGCGCCTTGTCCCCGAGGATATACGCGTCGTCCCCTTCAATCCCACTGCCGAGCAGATCGCCGAGTACCTTGTGCGTGTCGTCGGCCCGCAGCAACTCGCGGGGACGGGGATTGAGCTCGTGAGCTGTCGTGTCGATGAGACGCGCAAGTGCTCTGCGACCTATGTGCAGCCCCCTTCCGCCCCCACACGCTAG